Part of the Immundisolibacter sp. genome, CGCCGCGATTGCGGGTCCACCGCGCTGGTAGGCTCATCCAGAAACAGCAGCTCGGGCTGGTGCAGCACCACGCCGGCCAGCGCCAGGCGCTGTTTCTCCCCACCGCTCAAGCTGCCGGCCAGCTGGTCGCGGCGCGCGCCCAGGGCGTAGCGGTCCATCACCTGCGCGATACGAACCCGGGCCGCCGCCCGCGACAGCTCATGCACGGCGGCCAGAAACTCCAGGTTCTCGTGAACGGTGAGATCCTCGTACAGGGTGAAGCGTTGCGTCATGTAACCGATGCGGCGTTTGAGTGCTTCGGCCTGCTCGGGCAGGCGCAGACCGAGCACCTCGATCTGGCCGGCGCTGGGCAGCAGCAGCCCGCACAACATGCGTATCGCCGTGGTCTTGCCGGAACCGTTGGGGCCAAGAAACCCGTACACCTCGGCGCGCTGGATGCTCAGGTCCAGGCCGTCGACGGCCAGCACCTTGCCGAAGCGCCGCTGCAGGCCGCTCGCCCGGATGATTGGCGATTCAGTCGCGGTGATCATCGGCCAAGGGCTCGGCCTGCACCATGAGTCCGGCCGGCAGTTCTCGCGCCTCGGGGCCATCCAGCACCAGCTCGCTCCGGTAGACCAGCCGGCTGGCGTCGTCGCCCGCCAGCGCGAAGTACGGGGTGAAGCTCGCCTCGCTGGCAATGCTGCGCAACCTGGCCGTGAAGGCTTCGGCTACGCCCTGCACCTGGACCCGGAAGCGCGCGCCCTCTCGCAGTCCGGCGCGGCGGGTGGCGGGCACATAGACCCGCGCATACGGCGCTTCGCCGACCAGCAAGCTGACCACCGTGGCGCCGATGGGTGGCTGGTCGCCCGGCTTGAAGGGCAGTGCATCCACGCGTCCGGCGCGTGGCGCGCGCAGGGTCAGGCGCGCGCGGGTGAGCTCGCGCTCGCTTAATTGCGCTTGCGCACGGGCCAGCGTGGCGCGCGCCAGCGCCACTTGCTCCGCGCGCGTGCCGCGCGTCAGTTCGCGCAACTGCGCCGTGGCCACGCGCGTGGCGGCCCGCGCCCTATCGCGGGCGGCCCGCGCCCGATCGAGTTCCGCCGGGCTGGCCATGGCACTGGCGCGCAGCGCCACAATGCGCTCGTACTGTTGCTGCGCTTCGCGCTGCGCCGCGGCGGTTTCCGCCTGGCGCGCGTGGGCGGCGTCCAGTGTCTCGGGCCGCGCGCCGTGCAGCGCCTCATCCAGCTGTGCCCGCGCCTGGGCAAGTTCAGCCTGCAGGCGGCCAATGCTGGCATCCATGCGGCCCGGGTCCAGTACGGCCAGAATCTGCCCGGCCTGCACCGTGTCACCCTCGCGCACAGCCAGGCTCAGGACCGGCTCGGACACCTCCGCGGGCAGTGCGATGCGGTCCCATTCCAGCGTCCCTGGCAAGGGCTCGGGACCATTTGAACAAGCCGCCAGCAGGATCGCGGCCAGCAGCGTTGCGCCTCGTCGCAGGCACCCAAAAATAGGGTCAGGCTCACGACCGTTCACGGTGCCTCCGCAGCGGGTGCCAACCCCGGCGCCAACAGCGCCAGGGTGTGGCGCGTGAGCGCGGCTGTATCGATATCGGCCGCGCCAAACAACATTCGCCAGATCGGTGCCGCCGCCAACGGGAAGATTGTCAGCCCGACCAGCGACACCACCAGTAGCCGGGGATCGAGCTGCGCGTTAAGCGCCCCGGCCGCTTGCGCGGCCGCGAACCGATCAGCCAGAAGGCGCGGCGCCAGCGGCGCGATCCGGTCCATCAGCAGTGGACGCAGGCTGCCCCCCTCCAGCAGGATTTCGCGCGCCCACAGCGCCGGCAGCCAGGGTGCTTGCGCCACCACGCCGTGAAAGCCTTCCACGAAGGCGGTCACCAGGGCGTTTACATCTTCTCCGGCCGAGGCCAGGCGCCGGTGCAGGGTTTCCAGAACCGGCAGCAAGCGTTCCTCGATCACGGTCTGGACCAGCTGCTGCTTGTTGCCGAAGTAGTAATGCGCCAGCGCCGGGGTGACACCGGCTTCGGCGGCGATTCCGCGCAGGGTTGTCGCGGCAATACCCTGACGCACAAAGCCAGCCAGCGCCGCTTCGATCAAGCGCGTGCGCTGGTCCGGCTCGGCCGGGTCAGCGGCTGGTCGACCGGGCCTGCGACCGGCTCGGCG contains:
- a CDS encoding HlyD family secretion protein; this encodes MNGREPDPIFGCLRRGATLLAAILLAACSNGPEPLPGTLEWDRIALPAEVSEPVLSLAVREGDTVQAGQILAVLDPGRMDASIGRLQAELAQARAQLDEALHGARPETLDAAHARQAETAAAQREAQQQYERIVALRASAMASPAELDRARAARDRARAATRVATAQLRELTRGTRAEQVALARATLARAQAQLSERELTRARLTLRAPRAGRVDALPFKPGDQPPIGATVVSLLVGEAPYARVYVPATRRAGLREGARFRVQVQGVAEAFTARLRSIASEASFTPYFALAGDDASRLVYRSELVLDGPEARELPAGLMVQAEPLADDHRD
- a CDS encoding ABC transporter ATP-binding protein; its protein translation is MRASGLQRRFGKVLAVDGLDLSIQRAEVYGFLGPNGSGKTTAIRMLCGLLLPSAGQIEVLGLRLPEQAEALKRRIGYMTQRFTLYEDLTVHENLEFLAAVHELSRAAARVRIAQVMDRYALGARRDQLAGSLSGGEKQRLALAGVVLHQPELLFLDEPTSAVDPQSRREFWDALFELTDAGTTVLVSTHYMDEAERCTRLAILDRGRLVADGTPGALMAALPGTTLLVHCAQPRAAQRALEHMPGVLALAQIGAALRVMAVNDVALEARVTAHLAHAGIEARVAVTDPNLEDVFVAATHGARPAAPVP
- a CDS encoding TetR/AcrR family transcriptional regulator, which translates into the protein MTPKDPANHPPGQRRAGRRPGRPAADPAEPDQRTRLIEAALAGFVRQGIAATTLRGIAAEAGVTPALAHYYFGNKQQLVQTVIEERLLPVLETLHRRLASAGEDVNALVTAFVEGFHGVVAQAPWLPALWAREILLEGGSLRPLLMDRIAPLAPRLLADRFAAAQAAGALNAQLDPRLLVVSLVGLTIFPLAAAPIWRMLFGAADIDTAALTRHTLALLAPGLAPAAEAP